Proteins encoded by one window of Porphyrobacter sp. YT40:
- a CDS encoding glutathione S-transferase family protein, translating to MKLIIGNKNYSSWSLRGWLAVKQSGLHFDELTVPIMGEEWDRMKQDMGEVQPSSGKVPILWDGEAVVWDSLAIMEYCADKVGRERFWPKQEAARAMARAMVAEMHSGYLALRREMPMNIRRRVELAGLSDAAKHDIVRILTLWAEARARHGSSGPYLFGTFGAADIFYAPVVTRFVTYGIGVPGFAQAYMEAITEHEWMREWAGAAEEEEWVIEQFEQVT from the coding sequence ATGAAGCTTATCATCGGCAACAAGAACTATTCGAGCTGGAGCCTGCGCGGCTGGCTCGCGGTCAAGCAGTCGGGCCTGCATTTCGACGAACTCACCGTGCCCATCATGGGCGAGGAGTGGGACCGGATGAAGCAGGACATGGGCGAGGTGCAGCCTTCCAGCGGCAAGGTGCCGATCCTGTGGGACGGCGAGGCGGTGGTGTGGGACAGTCTCGCGATCATGGAGTATTGCGCCGACAAGGTCGGGCGCGAGCGGTTCTGGCCCAAGCAGGAAGCCGCGCGGGCGATGGCCCGGGCGATGGTGGCCGAGATGCATTCGGGCTACCTTGCCTTGCGCCGCGAAATGCCGATGAACATCCGCCGCCGGGTGGAACTGGCCGGCCTGTCGGACGCGGCCAAGCACGATATCGTGCGCATCCTCACCCTCTGGGCCGAGGCCCGCGCGCGGCACGGCAGCAGCGGGCCCTATCTGTTCGGCACCTTCGGGGCGGCGGACATCTTCTACGCGCCGGTCGTCACCCGCTTCGTCACCTATGGCATCGGGGTGCCCGGCTTTGCGCAGGCCTATATGGAAGCGATCACCGAGCATGAATGGATGCGCGAATGGGCGGGTGCGGCCGAGGAAGAGGAATGGGTGATCGAACAGTTCGAGCAGGTGACGTGA
- the dapB gene encoding 4-hydroxy-tetrahydrodipicolinate reductase: MLQFGVIGHKGRMGQALETAIADAGHALCVGVDAGGSIGPHASQCDVLVDFSAPDALAANLGAARVAGKPVVVGTTGLEEPHFVSLAEAARAIPVLQSGNFSLGVTLMAHLVREAAARLGPDWDIEVLEMHHRMKVDAPSGTAKLLGEAAAAGRGIALSDNMESGRHGMTGKRAEGAIGFATLRGGTVAGEHSVIFAGSEERLTLSHSAENRMIFARGAVKAAEWLTGQSAGRYTMNDVLGL; encoded by the coding sequence ATGCTGCAATTCGGGGTGATCGGGCACAAGGGCCGGATGGGACAGGCGCTGGAGACGGCGATCGCGGATGCAGGCCATGCCCTGTGCGTGGGCGTGGATGCGGGCGGGAGCATCGGGCCCCATGCCAGCCAATGCGACGTGCTGGTTGATTTCTCCGCGCCGGATGCGCTCGCGGCGAACCTCGGTGCGGCGCGGGTGGCAGGCAAGCCGGTCGTGGTCGGCACCACGGGGCTGGAGGAGCCGCATTTCGTAAGCCTCGCCGAGGCCGCGCGCGCGATCCCGGTGCTGCAATCGGGCAATTTCTCGCTCGGCGTCACGCTGATGGCGCATCTGGTGCGCGAGGCCGCCGCGCGGCTCGGGCCGGACTGGGATATCGAGGTGCTGGAGATGCACCACCGCATGAAGGTCGACGCGCCATCGGGCACCGCCAAGCTGCTCGGCGAGGCGGCGGCGGCGGGGCGCGGCATCGCCCTGTCCGACAACATGGAAAGCGGCCGCCACGGCATGACCGGCAAGCGGGCCGAAGGCGCGATCGGCTTTGCCACCCTGCGCGGCGGCACCGTGGCGGGCGAACATTCGGTGATCTTTGCGGGAAGCGAGGAGCGGCTCACGCTGTCGCACTCGGCGGAAAACCGCATGATCTTCGCGCGCGGGGCGGTGAAGGCAGCGGAGTGGCTCACCGGCCAGAGCGCCGGGCGCTACACGATGAACGACGTCCTGGGGTTGTGA
- a CDS encoding LysE family translocator — protein MIDLTGFALAVLLVELTPGPNMAWIVTLTLSEGRRAGLGAIAGIALGLAANAVLSVAAASLILDQGPALTRAVSLLAAAMMGWLAWEAWRDTGESAPTATPRASEQRHGLAGFVINFLNPKSALFLITVMPQFVIDGRPSLGQGLTLASLSVAIATAVHLALVLGAERARGALMAEARARFVRRVLALVMLGVGLWFAAKAL, from the coding sequence GTGATCGACCTCACAGGCTTCGCGCTGGCGGTGCTGCTGGTGGAGCTGACGCCGGGGCCGAACATGGCCTGGATCGTCACGCTCACCCTGTCCGAAGGTCGCCGCGCCGGGCTGGGCGCGATCGCCGGGATCGCATTGGGTCTCGCGGCCAATGCGGTGCTGAGCGTGGCGGCGGCGAGCCTGATCCTCGACCAGGGCCCCGCGCTGACCCGCGCCGTCTCGCTGCTGGCGGCGGCAATGATGGGCTGGCTGGCGTGGGAGGCGTGGCGAGACACCGGCGAGAGCGCCCCCACCGCCACCCCGCGCGCCAGCGAGCAGCGCCATGGCCTCGCGGGGTTCGTCATCAACTTCCTCAACCCCAAATCGGCGCTGTTCCTGATCACCGTGATGCCGCAATTCGTCATCGATGGGCGGCCGAGCCTTGGACAGGGACTGACCCTCGCCAGCCTCAGCGTCGCCATCGCCACCGCGGTGCACCTCGCTCTGGTGCTGGGGGCAGAGCGGGCGCGCGGCGCGCTGATGGCCGAGGCGCGGGCGCGGTTCGTGCGCCGGGTGCTGGCGCTGGTGATGCTCGGCGTGGGCCTGTGGTTCGCGGCGAAAGCGCTCTAG
- the nth gene encoding endonuclease III gives MTRDQIFEFFRRLAEDNPSPQTELEYGNAYQLLVAVALSAQATDVGVNKATRALFAKVQTPQQMLDLGEDGLKAHIKTIGLFNSKAKNVIALSQILVDRYGGEVPDSREALVTLPGVGRKTANVVLNCWFGQETFAVDTHIFRVGNRTGMAKGKTPEQVEAKLEKRVPAPFRRDSHHWMILHGRYVCKARTPECWRCTVADLCSFRKKVLENPRG, from the coding sequence ATGACCCGCGACCAGATCTTCGAATTCTTCCGCCGGCTGGCCGAGGACAACCCCTCGCCCCAGACCGAGCTGGAATATGGCAATGCCTACCAACTGCTCGTCGCGGTGGCGCTGTCGGCGCAGGCGACGGATGTCGGCGTGAACAAGGCGACCCGCGCGCTCTTCGCCAAGGTGCAGACGCCGCAGCAGATGCTCGATCTGGGCGAGGACGGGCTGAAGGCGCACATCAAGACCATCGGCCTGTTCAATTCCAAGGCCAAGAACGTGATCGCGCTCTCGCAGATCCTCGTCGACCGATACGGCGGCGAGGTGCCCGACAGCCGCGAGGCGCTGGTCACGCTGCCGGGCGTGGGGCGCAAGACCGCCAATGTCGTGCTCAATTGCTGGTTCGGTCAGGAGACCTTCGCGGTCGACACGCACATCTTCCGCGTCGGCAACCGCACCGGGATGGCCAAGGGCAAGACGCCCGAGCAGGTCGAGGCGAAGCTCGAAAAGCGCGTGCCCGCCCCCTTCCGCCGGGATTCGCACCACTGGATGATCCTCCACGGGCGCTATGTCTGCAAGGCGCGCACGCCCGAATGCTGGCGCTGCACGGTCGCGGACCTGTGTTCGTTCCGCAAGAAGGTGCTGGAAAACCCGCGCGGGTAA
- a CDS encoding S1/P1 nuclease, with the protein MGDRTVRAGDVMRALLAICAALLALLPAPASAWGFFAHQQTGAIAEANVSPEVRAKIRALLAYDKQLGTPECPLETIEDAAVWADCIRGEGWRWGYTAAWHYRTAPVCEAFNARGNCAGGNCVTAQITRAHRVLADERLPPAVRLEALAFMIHFAGDVHMPLHSGDNEDRGGNDREADYGIKPGLNLHSIWDGPLAERAISDPADPVVRRYTAAERADLAGGTPDDWGRESWEIARSFVYPTAFDTDDLCSAPLPEKTALTQEDIVRGVPIAKRRVQQAGLRIADLLESAFAPGPLVVEDDRRR; encoded by the coding sequence ATGGGTGATCGAACAGTTCGAGCAGGTGACGTGATGCGCGCGCTGCTTGCCATCTGCGCGGCGCTGCTGGCGCTGCTGCCTGCGCCCGCGAGCGCATGGGGCTTTTTCGCCCACCAGCAGACCGGCGCGATTGCCGAGGCCAATGTCTCGCCAGAGGTGCGCGCCAAAATCCGCGCGCTGCTCGCTTACGATAAGCAGTTGGGCACGCCCGAATGTCCGCTCGAGACCATCGAGGATGCGGCGGTCTGGGCCGATTGCATCCGGGGCGAGGGCTGGCGCTGGGGCTACACCGCCGCGTGGCACTACCGCACCGCGCCGGTGTGCGAGGCCTTCAATGCGCGCGGCAATTGCGCAGGGGGGAACTGCGTCACCGCACAGATCACCCGCGCGCACCGCGTGCTGGCCGACGAGCGCCTGCCCCCGGCGGTGCGGCTGGAAGCGCTCGCTTTCATGATCCACTTCGCGGGCGACGTGCATATGCCGCTCCATTCGGGTGACAACGAGGATCGCGGCGGCAACGACCGCGAGGCCGATTACGGGATCAAGCCGGGCCTCAACCTTCATTCGATCTGGGACGGCCCGCTCGCCGAACGCGCGATCAGCGATCCTGCCGATCCGGTGGTGCGCCGCTATACCGCCGCCGAGCGCGCCGATCTGGCCGGGGGCACGCCCGACGACTGGGGCCGCGAAAGCTGGGAGATCGCAAGGAGCTTCGTCTACCCCACCGCCTTCGACACCGATGATCTGTGCAGCGCGCCCCTGCCGGAAAAGACCGCGCTCACGCAGGAGGACATCGTGCGCGGCGTGCCGATCGCCAAGCGGCGGGTGCAGCAGGCGGGGCTGAGGATCGCCGATCTGCTCGAAAGCGCCTTCGCGCCGGGGCCTCTGGTGGTCGAGGATGACCGGCGGCGCTAG
- the dapE gene encoding succinyl-diaminopimelate desuccinylase has protein sequence MLDPLDLAKRLIAAPSVTPAIGAVFAELEAMLVPLGFAVHRFTRGDGPEGSDEAPVENLLALRAGPPGSRHIAFAGHLDVVPPGEGWASDPFTPEERGELLHGRGAVDMKGAIAAMVAAVAEVPAETGTISFIITGDEEGPALHGTRALIDYMAETGIQPDLCLVGEPTSVNRLGDMVKIGRRGSVNIFIDVAGTQGHVAYPHLADNPLPKLVAILAELDALTLDTGTRWFQPSNLEITDINVGNRAHNVIPASGGARISIRFNDLHTGKSLSDRVMAIAAKHGGTARPVISGEPFLTEPGAFSKLVSDAVEAETGLKPELSTTGGTSDARFLRSVCPVIEFGLCNATMHKRDEAVAIPDLAVLARIYARIARAALALEED, from the coding sequence ATGCTCGACCCTCTCGACCTTGCCAAGCGCTTGATTGCCGCGCCCTCGGTGACGCCTGCGATCGGCGCGGTGTTTGCCGAGCTGGAAGCGATGCTGGTGCCGCTGGGCTTTGCCGTCCACCGCTTCACCCGTGGCGACGGGCCGGAGGGGAGCGATGAGGCCCCGGTCGAAAACCTTCTCGCCCTGCGCGCCGGGCCACCGGGATCGCGCCACATTGCGTTTGCCGGGCACCTCGATGTCGTGCCGCCGGGGGAAGGCTGGGCCTCTGACCCCTTCACGCCGGAGGAGCGCGGCGAGCTGCTTCACGGGCGCGGCGCGGTCGACATGAAGGGCGCGATCGCCGCGATGGTCGCTGCGGTTGCCGAGGTGCCAGCGGAGACCGGCACCATCAGTTTCATCATCACCGGCGACGAGGAAGGCCCCGCGCTCCACGGCACCCGCGCGCTGATCGACTACATGGCCGAAACCGGCATCCAGCCCGACCTGTGCCTGGTGGGCGAGCCCACCTCGGTCAATCGGCTGGGCGATATGGTCAAAATCGGCCGCAGGGGCTCGGTCAATATCTTCATCGACGTCGCGGGCACGCAGGGCCATGTTGCCTACCCGCATCTTGCCGACAATCCGCTGCCCAAGCTGGTCGCGATCCTTGCGGAACTCGACGCGCTGACACTCGACACCGGGACGAGGTGGTTCCAGCCCAGCAACCTCGAGATCACCGACATCAACGTCGGCAACCGCGCGCACAACGTGATCCCCGCAAGCGGCGGGGCGCGCATCTCGATCCGCTTCAACGATCTTCACACCGGCAAGAGCCTGTCCGACCGGGTCATGGCGATTGCCGCCAAGCACGGCGGCACCGCGCGCCCGGTGATCTCGGGCGAGCCGTTCCTGACCGAGCCCGGCGCGTTCTCCAAACTGGTGAGCGACGCGGTCGAGGCCGAGACCGGGCTCAAGCCCGAACTCAGCACCACCGGCGGCACGTCCGACGCGCGCTTCCTGCGCAGCGTGTGCCCGGTGATCGAATTCGGCCTGTGCAACGCAACCATGCACAAGCGCGACGAGGCGGTGGCGATCCCCGATCTTGCCGTGCTGGCCCGCATCTATGCCCGCATCGCCCGGGCCGCACTGGCGCTGGAGGAGGATTAG
- a CDS encoding VWA domain-containing protein produces MRCFVSSRRALLLSACLSLAALPALAQDAAPPEDEEDGSDAVIVTATRITQGGAQDVKHFRSIALDELGEAGLPQAAGFTVEGLLSEHDLVLPAKKACTQLFCVATHAKPSARAPGEHFIGIGFDSGIDAEAYKAEPISLIALVDRSGSMSGEPMARVKEGLHAVIDRLGEGDRMGIVIYGTTSLIHQPVIEVAGNKAALHRAVDAIEINGSTSMEGGMRLGYAAALAERENSRGKTRMMLFTDENPNTDNTSPEGFMAQAIEGSRNGVGLTTIGVGAHFDGALATQVSSVRGGNLFFVPREGSASELFAKEFGNMVSEVAQDLVISIDPADGVKVGAIYGVPGELIADAGNGTVTVTIGSAFLSSNGGGIFATLEGDPAGGALADISVSYTAATTQKRESDTDRVAVSDEGVPANLVKAEVLVDQYVTTRAALAQYHEKRDAKGAATMLAALSDRIASSGVAGLDGEVELVAGLQAKASRLAGLGGRTLPFELFGDWKVVRHKGVTDVARGDLIAITDDGEFITERTRGPAKGDEIYQSYAVNERQLHIEGTDLVFNYRIRGNRLFLQNALDGVEIVMERDTTT; encoded by the coding sequence ATGCGCTGTTTCGTGTCGTCCCGCCGCGCTCTGCTGCTGAGCGCTTGCTTGTCGCTGGCGGCTTTGCCCGCCTTGGCGCAGGACGCGGCCCCTCCCGAAGACGAGGAAGATGGCTCCGACGCCGTGATCGTCACCGCCACCCGCATCACGCAGGGCGGCGCGCAGGATGTGAAGCATTTCCGCTCGATCGCGCTCGACGAGCTGGGCGAGGCCGGTTTGCCGCAGGCGGCGGGCTTCACGGTCGAAGGCCTGCTGAGCGAGCATGATCTGGTGCTGCCCGCCAAGAAAGCCTGCACGCAGCTGTTCTGCGTCGCCACTCACGCCAAGCCATCGGCCCGCGCGCCGGGCGAGCATTTCATCGGCATCGGCTTCGACAGCGGGATCGACGCGGAGGCCTACAAGGCGGAACCGATCAGCCTGATCGCGCTGGTCGACCGTTCGGGATCGATGTCGGGTGAGCCGATGGCGCGGGTCAAGGAGGGACTGCACGCGGTGATCGACCGGCTTGGCGAGGGCGACCGGATGGGGATCGTGATCTACGGCACCACCTCGCTCATCCACCAGCCGGTGATCGAGGTCGCGGGCAACAAGGCAGCGCTGCACCGCGCGGTCGATGCGATCGAGATCAACGGTTCGACCTCGATGGAAGGGGGGATGCGGCTGGGCTACGCCGCCGCGCTGGCCGAGCGGGAGAACAGCCGCGGCAAGACCCGCATGATGCTGTTCACCGACGAGAACCCCAACACCGACAACACCTCGCCCGAAGGCTTCATGGCGCAGGCGATCGAGGGTTCGCGCAATGGCGTGGGCCTCACCACCATCGGCGTCGGCGCACATTTCGACGGGGCGCTGGCCACACAGGTGTCGAGCGTGCGCGGCGGCAACCTGTTCTTCGTGCCGCGCGAAGGCTCGGCCAGCGAACTGTTCGCCAAGGAGTTCGGCAACATGGTGAGCGAGGTCGCGCAGGATCTCGTCATTTCCATCGACCCGGCGGACGGCGTGAAGGTCGGCGCGATCTACGGCGTGCCGGGCGAGCTAATCGCGGATGCGGGCAATGGCACGGTGACGGTCACCATCGGCAGCGCATTCCTGTCGAGCAATGGCGGCGGGATCTTCGCCACGCTCGAAGGCGACCCTGCGGGCGGCGCGCTGGCCGACATTTCGGTCAGCTACACCGCCGCGACCACCCAGAAGCGCGAGAGCGATACCGACCGCGTTGCCGTGTCGGACGAGGGCGTCCCCGCCAATCTCGTCAAGGCCGAGGTGCTGGTCGACCAATATGTCACCACCCGCGCGGCGCTGGCGCAATATCACGAGAAGCGCGATGCCAAGGGCGCCGCCACAATGCTCGCCGCGCTGTCGGACCGGATCGCGTCCTCCGGGGTCGCGGGGCTCGATGGCGAGGTCGAACTGGTCGCCGGGCTTCAGGCCAAGGCCAGCAGGCTTGCCGGCCTCGGGGGGCGCACGTTGCCTTTCGAACTCTTCGGCGACTGGAAGGTCGTGCGCCACAAGGGCGTGACCGACGTTGCGCGCGGCGACCTTATCGCGATCACCGATGACGGCGAATTCATCACCGAGCGCACGCGCGGGCCCGCCAAGGGGGATGAGATCTACCAAAGCTATGCCGTCAACGAACGCCAGCTGCACATCGAGGGCACCGATCTCGTGTTCAACTACCGCATCCGCGGCAACCGGCTGTTCCTGCAGAACGCGCTCGACGGGGTCGAGATCGTGATGGAGCGCGATACCACCACCTGA
- a CDS encoding dicarboxylate/amino acid:cation symporter, with translation MDRKLTLYILVGMVLGVIVGQALNQTVPGDVIKADIAPWLKLLSDIFLNLIKMLVAPLVLSTIVVGIAHMGDSAALGRIGVRALTWFITASLISIGLGLLLVNLFQPGVGAPIPDVAEAAAAVGEVKELKATDFILSIFPKNAFEALSTNNILQILVFSIFAGVALSAIGERGTALVKGADALAEMMLQITGYVMRYAPVAVFGALANVVAASGLAILGTYLTLLTEFYLSLVLLWAILLGAGALFLGARTWTLIRYIRQPLMIAFSTASSEAALPKLFEQLDRFGVPRRISGFMLPLGYSFNLDGSMMYMSFATIFIAQAYGIDLSIGTQIMILLTLMISSKGIAAVPRASLVVITGTLAMFGLPVEGVAIILAIDQFLDMGRTATNVVGNAVATAVITKWEGMLETPEPAFVEHPHAPAHTPADGRAGLDLDPSNFGEG, from the coding sequence ATGGATCGCAAGCTTACTCTCTACATCCTGGTCGGCATGGTGCTCGGCGTGATCGTCGGGCAGGCGCTCAACCAGACCGTGCCGGGCGATGTCATCAAGGCCGATATCGCGCCGTGGCTGAAGCTGCTCAGCGATATCTTCCTCAACCTTATCAAGATGCTGGTCGCGCCGCTGGTGCTGTCGACCATCGTGGTCGGCATCGCGCACATGGGCGACAGCGCCGCGCTGGGCCGCATCGGCGTACGCGCGCTGACGTGGTTCATCACCGCGAGTCTGATCTCGATCGGGCTCGGCCTCCTGCTCGTCAACCTGTTCCAGCCTGGCGTGGGCGCGCCGATCCCCGACGTGGCCGAAGCCGCCGCTGCCGTCGGCGAGGTCAAGGAGCTGAAGGCGACTGACTTCATCCTGTCGATCTTCCCCAAGAACGCCTTCGAGGCGCTGTCGACCAACAACATCCTGCAGATCCTGGTGTTCTCGATCTTCGCCGGAGTTGCCCTTTCGGCCATCGGCGAGCGCGGTACGGCGCTGGTCAAGGGCGCGGATGCGCTGGCGGAGATGATGCTGCAGATCACCGGCTACGTGATGCGCTACGCGCCCGTTGCGGTGTTCGGCGCGCTCGCCAATGTCGTGGCCGCGAGCGGGCTGGCGATCCTCGGCACGTACCTGACGCTGCTGACCGAGTTCTATCTTTCGCTGGTGCTGCTATGGGCGATCTTGCTGGGTGCGGGTGCGCTCTTCCTCGGCGCGCGGACATGGACGCTGATCCGCTACATCCGCCAGCCGCTGATGATCGCCTTCTCGACCGCCTCCTCGGAAGCCGCGCTGCCCAAGCTGTTCGAACAGCTCGACCGCTTCGGCGTGCCGCGCCGCATTTCGGGCTTCATGCTGCCGCTGGGCTATTCGTTCAATCTCGACGGCTCGATGATGTACATGAGCTTCGCGACGATCTTCATTGCGCAGGCTTACGGCATCGATCTCAGCATCGGCACGCAGATCATGATCCTGCTGACGCTGATGATCTCGTCCAAGGGCATCGCCGCCGTGCCACGCGCGTCGCTTGTGGTGATCACCGGCACGCTCGCCATGTTCGGCCTGCCGGTGGAGGGCGTGGCGATCATTCTCGCGATCGACCAGTTCCTCGACATGGGACGCACCGCCACCAACGTGGTCGGCAACGCGGTGGCGACGGCGGTCATCACCAAGTGGGAAGGGATGCTGGAGACGCCGGAACCGGCCTTCGTCGAGCATCCCCACGCCCCCGCCCACACACCTGCCGACGGGCGCGCGGGGCTCGATCTCGATCCGAGCAATTTCGGGGAGGGCTGA
- a CDS encoding VOC family protein translates to MTLPPFHLAFPVDDLAAARAFYGGVMGCAEGRSSAEWIDFDFHGHQIVAHLAPGQAGDRASNHVDGHGVPVPHFGLVLSMEDWEALAERLRAGGADFVIEPTIRFKGQPGEQATMFLRDPSGNALEFKAFADPASLFAT, encoded by the coding sequence ATGACCCTGCCCCCCTTCCACCTCGCCTTTCCGGTCGACGATCTCGCCGCCGCCCGCGCCTTTTACGGCGGGGTGATGGGCTGCGCCGAGGGACGGTCGAGCGCGGAATGGATCGATTTCGATTTCCACGGCCACCAGATCGTCGCCCACCTCGCGCCGGGGCAGGCGGGTGACCGGGCGAGCAACCATGTCGATGGCCACGGCGTGCCGGTGCCGCATTTCGGGCTGGTGCTGTCGATGGAGGACTGGGAAGCGCTGGCCGAGCGGCTGCGCGCGGGCGGCGCCGATTTCGTGATCGAACCGACCATCCGCTTCAAGGGCCAGCCCGGCGAGCAGGCGACCATGTTCCTGCGCGACCCTTCGGGCAATGCGCTCGAATTCAAGGCCTTCGCCGACCCCGCCAGCCTGTTCGCCACCTGA
- a CDS encoding dicarboxylate/amino acid:cation symporter, producing the protein MPASPGPHWRWRRIRVLSVWFRIPLWQRVIAALVLGIIVGRIWGPGAESIKIVGDVFIGFIKMLVVPLIFFSLVAGVASIGDLRKLGAVGWRAMLIFVVTGQMAVWLGLGLGTLIGPGVGVDTSGIDMGTPPPPNDTTWREMVLGMIPQSPVQVMADVNVLPLIIFSLLIGIGILMAAKDGEPVLRVFESGSVVMQKVTMVVMELTPFGVFALMAWVAGTLGLDALAALGKLVFLNYLGCLLIIAIVYGGMIKLVARQSVVGFFRGIIDAIAVSYSTASSNATLPVTLRCAERNLGVSNSVASFVISLGATINMNGTAMYLGLATLFGAQIFGVDLSWGDYGMIALLGTLGAVGAAGIPGAGLIMMALVFGAVDVPLETIAFVAGVDRIMDMMRTTTNVAGDAAVAVTVASLTGEIDSAELVSADDV; encoded by the coding sequence ATGCCCGCATCGCCCGGGCCGCACTGGCGCTGGAGGAGGATTAGAGTTTTGTCCGTCTGGTTCAGGATCCCGCTGTGGCAGCGCGTCATCGCTGCCCTTGTCCTCGGCATCATCGTCGGACGGATATGGGGGCCCGGGGCCGAGAGCATCAAGATCGTTGGCGATGTCTTCATCGGCTTCATCAAGATGCTGGTGGTGCCGCTGATCTTCTTCAGCCTGGTGGCAGGCGTCGCCAGCATCGGCGATCTGCGGAAGCTCGGCGCGGTCGGCTGGCGGGCGATGCTGATCTTCGTGGTGACCGGGCAGATGGCGGTATGGCTTGGCCTTGGGCTGGGCACGCTGATCGGCCCCGGCGTGGGCGTCGATACCTCGGGCATCGACATGGGCACCCCGCCGCCGCCCAACGACACGACATGGCGCGAGATGGTGCTCGGCATGATCCCGCAGAGCCCGGTGCAGGTGATGGCCGACGTCAACGTCCTGCCGCTGATCATCTTCTCGCTGCTGATCGGCATCGGCATCCTGATGGCGGCCAAGGATGGCGAGCCCGTGCTGAGGGTGTTCGAAAGCGGCAGCGTCGTGATGCAGAAGGTGACGATGGTGGTGATGGAGCTCACCCCCTTCGGTGTCTTCGCGCTGATGGCGTGGGTGGCCGGCACGCTCGGCCTCGATGCGCTGGCGGCGCTCGGCAAGCTGGTGTTTCTGAACTACCTCGGCTGCCTGCTGATCATCGCCATCGTCTATGGCGGGATGATCAAACTGGTCGCACGGCAATCGGTCGTCGGCTTCTTTCGCGGCATCATCGATGCGATCGCGGTGAGTTATTCGACCGCCAGTTCCAACGCAACGCTGCCGGTGACGCTGCGCTGCGCGGAGCGCAATCTGGGCGTGTCGAATTCGGTCGCGAGCTTCGTCATCAGCCTTGGCGCCACGATCAACATGAACGGCACGGCGATGTATCTGGGCCTTGCCACGCTGTTCGGTGCGCAGATTTTCGGGGTCGACCTGTCATGGGGCGATTACGGCATGATCGCGCTGCTCGGAACGCTGGGCGCGGTCGGTGCGGCGGGCATTCCGGGGGCGGGGCTGATCATGATGGCGCTGGTGTTCGGCGCGGTCGACGTGCCGCTCGAAACGATCGCCTTCGTCGCCGGGGTCGACCGGATCATGGACATGATGCGCACCACCACCAATGTCGCCGGCGATGCGGCGGTGGCGGTGACTGTGGCCAGCCTGACGGGCGAGATTGACTCGGCCGAGCTGGTCAGCGCAGACGACGTCTGA
- a CDS encoding thermonuclease family protein — protein sequence MTWRRAWFEVRPFVLLIALVTMSVIAAMPGSFEPPGFLQTEPERIAGSFTRCGKGRGYYCVIDGDTFRIGKRSIRVVGIDTAEVDAQCEAEAEQAAQSTAALQSWLNRGAFTMTARIDEPFDHYGRELRMIRRTRADGSVDRLADWMQSNGGARGYLGGWRGGWC from the coding sequence ATGACCTGGCGGCGCGCCTGGTTCGAGGTGCGGCCCTTCGTCCTTCTGATCGCGCTCGTCACCATGTCCGTCATCGCTGCCATGCCGGGGAGTTTCGAGCCGCCCGGTTTCCTGCAAACTGAGCCCGAACGCATCGCCGGCAGTTTCACCCGCTGCGGCAAGGGGCGTGGGTATTACTGCGTGATCGACGGTGACACCTTCCGCATCGGGAAACGAAGCATCCGGGTGGTCGGCATCGACACGGCGGAGGTAGACGCGCAATGTGAAGCGGAAGCCGAGCAGGCGGCACAGTCCACGGCGGCCCTGCAAAGCTGGCTCAACCGCGGCGCCTTCACCATGACAGCGCGGATCGACGAACCCTTCGATCATTATGGGCGCGAATTGCGGATGATCCGGCGGACGCGCGCAGACGGGAGCGTCGATCGGTTGGCGGACTGGATGCAATCGAACGGCGGTGCCCGGGGCTATCTGGGCGGATGGCGCGGCGGCTGGTGCTGA
- a CDS encoding cupin domain-containing protein: MPKLDLAAIPQTNATGYPPPFDAAVEGRWYRRLAPVAGLSLMGASHCTLLPGAFSSQRHWHRGQDELVVMLTGEAVLIDDSGETPVAAGDVLAFPAGEANGHCLHNRSEAPCVFVAISAGSREADSGEYSDIDMVFDADGYARKDGTRFPAQRIP; encoded by the coding sequence ATGCCCAAGCTCGATCTTGCTGCCATTCCCCAGACCAATGCGACCGGCTATCCCCCGCCCTTCGACGCGGCGGTGGAAGGGCGCTGGTATCGCCGTCTGGCCCCGGTCGCGGGCCTTTCGCTGATGGGGGCGAGCCACTGCACCCTGCTGCCGGGCGCCTTCTCCTCGCAGCGCCACTGGCACCGCGGGCAGGACGAGCTGGTAGTGATGCTGACGGGCGAGGCGGTGCTGATCGACGATAGCGGGGAGACCCCGGTGGCTGCAGGCGACGTGCTCGCCTTCCCGGCGGGCGAGGCCAACGGGCACTGCCTCCACAACCGTTCCGAGGCCCCTTGCGTCTTCGTCGCCATCAGCGCCGGCAGCCGCGAGGCGGACAGCGGCGAGTATTCCGATATCGACATGGTGTTCGACGCGGACGGCTATGCCCGCAAGGACGGCACCCGCTTCCCCGCCCAACGCATTCCGTGA